One window from the genome of Cricetulus griseus strain 17A/GY chromosome 2, alternate assembly CriGri-PICRH-1.0, whole genome shotgun sequence encodes:
- the LOC118238438 gene encoding uncharacterized protein LOC118238438 isoform X2, whose translation MKLPTHTARWFLRLLLGFKLALTVDTWKPSPSTLWRTCFLAMWHPYSCTGKFQTIVTSIKWPVSGSEEEKERLEEECLPCDPGGGGKETKETALSSLHIQKSHFRGLRAMKRNFKKQGDKDLSKRFRQLLRSNALPAVLFPREITHMAIVGDGGGASSRTPELPW comes from the exons ATGAAGTTACCCACACACACTGCAAGGTGGTTTCTCAGACTCCTTCTGGGCTTCAAGCTCGCTCTTACTGTCGACACTTGGAAACCCAGTCCGTCCACTCTGTGGAG GACCTGCTTCTTAGCAATGTGGCACCCATACTCTTGCACTGGCAAATTTCAAACCATAGTAACGAGTATAAAGTGGCCGGTCAGTGGAagtgaagaggagaaggagagacttGAGGAGGAATGTCTTCCTTGTGACCCCGGAGGAGGCGGAAAGGAAACTAAAG AAACCGCCCTTTCAAGTCTTCATATTCAGAAATCCCACTTCCGGGGCTTGCGCGCAATGAAGCGGAATTTCAAGAAACAGGGAGACAAAGATTTGTCAAAGAGATTCAGACAACTGTTGCGATCGAATGCGCTGCCTGCTGTCCTTTTCCCTAGAGAGATCACCCACATGGCCATAgtgggtgatgggggaggggcgTCCTCCAGGACCCCAGAGCTTCCCTGGTGA